The following are encoded in a window of Halosolutus halophilus genomic DNA:
- a CDS encoding DUF2391 domain-containing protein, which yields MRLRRPRRPRQFRPADSAQQIVGGFLLAGPFVVTEEVWTLADSMNIFQAMATIGVVSAIGYGALYAADTTRDPDAEQEVAGVPIRFISLLCVSFGSVLTLALLFDAPDTFIDETTTTEIVRITFNAISVGSVFSIVGAATADSVFSK from the coding sequence ATGAGACTACGCCGTCCGCGCCGGCCGCGCCAGTTTCGACCGGCCGACTCCGCACAGCAGATCGTCGGCGGATTCCTGCTCGCCGGCCCCTTCGTCGTGACCGAGGAGGTCTGGACGCTGGCAGATAGTATGAACATCTTCCAGGCGATGGCGACGATCGGCGTCGTCTCCGCGATCGGCTACGGCGCTCTGTACGCGGCCGACACGACTCGCGATCCGGACGCCGAACAGGAGGTCGCCGGCGTGCCGATCCGGTTCATCTCGCTGCTGTGCGTCTCGTTCGGCTCGGTGCTCACCCTCGCGCTCCTGTTCGACGCCCCCGACACGTTCATCGACGAGACCACGACGACCGAAATAGTGCGGATCACGTTCAACGCGATCAGCGTCGGTTCGGTGTTCAGCATCGTCGGCGCGGCGACGGCCGACAGCGTCTTTTCGAAGTGA
- the thiM gene encoding hydroxyethylthiazole kinase yields the protein MTDPIDADVTGTALANSIERLAESEPLVQHLTNEVTMNDVANLTLHWDALPVMADSTGDAGEMAELASAVLCNVGQVPDWKVEAMHEAAGTANDRGIPVVLDPVGVGATPTREAVAEALLSDVEFDVVKGNYGEISALAGVEADVKGVESIGDYEEIADTARSLAESTGAVVVASGVEDVVADADRAVRLSAGHERLSEVVGTGCMLGATIAAFAGAIEDSYAAAVHGTLAFGIAGERAAERAHDGPASYRTNFHDTVAGLSPETVAEFDVEARVERLS from the coding sequence ATGACCGACCCGATCGACGCGGACGTCACCGGCACGGCCCTTGCGAACTCGATCGAACGACTCGCCGAGTCGGAGCCGCTGGTCCAGCACCTGACCAACGAGGTGACGATGAACGACGTCGCGAACCTCACGCTCCACTGGGACGCGCTCCCGGTGATGGCCGACTCGACCGGCGACGCCGGGGAGATGGCCGAACTGGCGAGCGCGGTCCTGTGCAACGTCGGGCAAGTTCCCGACTGGAAGGTCGAGGCCATGCACGAGGCCGCCGGGACGGCGAACGACCGGGGGATTCCGGTCGTCCTCGATCCCGTCGGCGTCGGCGCGACGCCGACCCGCGAGGCCGTCGCCGAGGCGCTCCTCTCGGACGTCGAGTTCGACGTCGTCAAAGGCAACTACGGCGAAATCAGCGCGCTCGCGGGCGTCGAAGCCGACGTCAAGGGCGTCGAGTCGATCGGCGACTACGAGGAGATCGCGGACACGGCCCGATCGCTCGCCGAGTCGACCGGCGCGGTCGTCGTCGCCTCCGGCGTCGAGGACGTCGTCGCGGACGCCGATCGAGCGGTTCGGCTCTCGGCGGGCCACGAGCGGCTGAGCGAGGTCGTCGGCACCGGCTGCATGCTCGGCGCGACGATCGCCGCCTTCGCCGGCGCGATCGAGGACTCGTACGCGGCCGCGGTCCACGGGACGCTCGCGTTCGGCATCGCCGGGGAGCGTGCCGCCGAGCGCGCACACGACGGCCCGGCGAGCTACCGGACGAACTTCCACGATACGGTCGCCGGGCTGTCGCCGGAGACGGTGGCCGAGTTCGACGTCGAAGCCAGGGTGGAACGGCTCTCCTGA
- a CDS encoding GNAT family N-acetyltransferase has translation MAARIRVATPEDAAAVREIYAPFCESTAVTFEEDPPTVSETADRIESTLEGYPWLVCERDGAVVGYAYAGPLRKRRAYGWIVELSVYVADDARRSGVGRALYESLFAILERQGVLDVYTVTTLPNPATVRFHERLGFERVVDFPAMGYTQDEWHDVAWWRRSIAEKPADPDRPTPFSALRDDPDASLAPLVAAGESALEFDREA, from the coding sequence ATGGCCGCACGCATCCGAGTCGCGACCCCGGAAGACGCGGCCGCCGTCCGAGAGATCTACGCCCCGTTCTGCGAGTCGACGGCGGTCACCTTCGAGGAAGATCCGCCCACCGTGAGCGAGACGGCCGATCGGATCGAATCCACGCTCGAGGGCTATCCGTGGCTGGTCTGCGAACGCGACGGTGCAGTCGTCGGCTACGCCTACGCGGGGCCGCTGCGCAAGCGCCGCGCCTACGGGTGGATCGTCGAACTCTCCGTGTACGTCGCCGACGACGCTCGCCGATCGGGCGTCGGCCGGGCGTTGTACGAGTCGCTGTTCGCGATCCTCGAGCGACAGGGGGTTCTCGACGTCTACACCGTGACGACGCTTCCGAATCCGGCGACGGTGCGGTTCCACGAACGACTCGGATTCGAACGCGTCGTCGACTTTCCCGCGATGGGGTACACGCAGGACGAGTGGCACGACGTGGCGTGGTGGCGGCGATCGATCGCCGAGAAGCCGGCCGATCCCGATCGGCCGACGCCGTTTTCGGCGCTCCGCGACGACCCCGACGCGTCGCTCGCGCCGCTGGTGGCGGCCGGCGAATCCGCACTCGAGTTCGATCGCGAGGCTTAG
- a CDS encoding phosphatase PAP2 family protein → MSRGIGEFGPIQEFVPEWAAIAVALVTQLGDVWFLALILGSLYWVRVRTDREGAAAFVGLPLIGLGVVTGLKHVFALPRPDRPLAQVETIPALVQPLYEVTAYASGYGFPSGHAVMTSIVYGYLAMRLSIGTARQRVAGAAIVIAAVCLSRVALGVHYLVDVLAGVLVGLATLLVTMRILARFRTEAGTVVFALAIGANAFALVASGGAPDAVLLLGASLGAFGAWQLIRLGSALAAADRPSDDRRPLVARGVLAAAAFTPLLVAPAYVLLPSTPAASGAIGLALAAGLTIPVVRHSDPVTEGLRALPVLCWRRVAVTCRRYAGRLRR, encoded by the coding sequence ATGTCCCGCGGCATCGGCGAGTTCGGTCCGATTCAGGAGTTCGTCCCGGAGTGGGCGGCGATCGCCGTCGCGCTCGTCACGCAACTGGGCGACGTGTGGTTTCTCGCCCTGATCCTCGGCTCTCTCTACTGGGTTCGCGTGCGGACGGATCGCGAGGGGGCCGCCGCGTTCGTCGGGCTCCCCTTGATCGGACTCGGCGTCGTCACCGGACTGAAACACGTCTTCGCGCTCCCGCGACCGGATCGGCCGCTCGCGCAGGTCGAAACGATTCCGGCGCTGGTCCAGCCGCTCTACGAGGTCACCGCCTACGCCAGCGGCTACGGGTTCCCGAGCGGGCACGCGGTGATGACGTCGATCGTCTACGGCTACCTGGCGATGCGGCTGTCGATCGGGACCGCCCGCCAGCGAGTCGCCGGCGCGGCGATCGTGATCGCGGCGGTTTGTCTCTCGCGGGTCGCCCTCGGCGTCCACTACCTCGTCGACGTGTTGGCTGGCGTTCTGGTCGGCCTCGCGACGCTCCTCGTGACGATGCGGATACTGGCCCGGTTCCGAACCGAAGCGGGGACCGTCGTGTTCGCACTCGCGATCGGCGCGAACGCGTTCGCCCTCGTCGCAAGTGGCGGCGCTCCGGACGCCGTGTTGCTCCTCGGCGCCTCGCTCGGCGCGTTCGGCGCGTGGCAACTGATTCGACTCGGATCGGCGCTGGCCGCGGCCGATCGACCGTCCGACGACCGGCGGCCGCTGGTTGCCAGGGGTGTGCTCGCGGCTGCCGCGTTCACGCCCCTTCTCGTCGCGCCCGCGTACGTTCTCCTGCCGTCGACTCCCGCGGCGAGCGGTGCGATCGGCCTCGCGCTCGCCGCGGGCCTCACGATTCCCGTCGTGAGACACTCCGATCCCGTGACGGAGGGATTGCGGGCGCTTCCGGTCCTGTGCTGGCGGCGGGTTGCCGTCACCTGCCGGCGGTACGCGGGGCGACTTCGTCGGTAG
- a CDS encoding sulfurtransferase, whose amino-acid sequence MATNDYANDVLVTADWVEERLDEFESDDPAHRLVEVDVDTEAYEAEHAPGAIGFNWETQLQDQTRRDILDKDEFEELLGSHGISEDSTVVLYGDNSNWFAAYTYWQFKYYGHDEVYLLDGGREYWLENDYPTTDEEPDFSAVEYDAAGPRESIRAYREDVENAIDRGVPLVDVRSPEEFTGEILAPPGLQETAQRGGHIPGAKNISWAAVTNDDGTFKSREELEELYADEGIDGDETTVAYCRIGERSSVAWFALHELLGYEDTVNYDGSWTEWGNLVNAPIEKGEADD is encoded by the coding sequence ATGGCAACGAACGACTACGCCAACGACGTACTCGTCACGGCCGACTGGGTCGAGGAGCGCCTCGACGAGTTCGAAAGCGACGACCCCGCCCACCGACTGGTCGAGGTCGACGTGGACACGGAAGCCTACGAAGCGGAACACGCACCCGGCGCGATCGGGTTCAACTGGGAGACACAGCTCCAGGACCAGACGCGACGCGACATCCTCGACAAGGACGAGTTCGAGGAGTTGCTCGGCAGCCACGGCATCAGCGAGGACTCCACCGTCGTCCTCTACGGTGACAACTCCAACTGGTTCGCCGCCTACACCTACTGGCAGTTCAAGTACTACGGCCACGACGAGGTCTACCTCCTCGACGGCGGCCGCGAGTACTGGCTGGAGAACGACTACCCGACGACCGACGAGGAGCCCGACTTCTCCGCCGTCGAATACGACGCCGCCGGCCCGCGCGAGAGCATCCGCGCCTACCGCGAGGACGTCGAGAACGCGATCGATCGTGGCGTCCCGCTGGTCGACGTCCGATCGCCCGAGGAGTTCACCGGCGAGATCCTCGCCCCGCCGGGACTGCAGGAGACCGCCCAGCGCGGCGGCCACATCCCCGGCGCGAAGAACATCTCGTGGGCCGCCGTGACGAACGACGACGGCACCTTCAAGTCCCGCGAAGAACTCGAAGAACTCTACGCCGACGAGGGCATCGACGGGGACGAGACGACCGTCGCCTACTGCCGCATCGGCGAACGATCGTCCGTCGCGTGGTTCGCACTCCACGAACTGCTCGGCTACGAGGACACCGTCAATTACGACGGCTCCTGGACCGAGTGGGGGAACCTCGTCAACGCGCCGATCGAGAAAGGCGAAGCCGACGACTGA
- a CDS encoding sulfurtransferase TusA family protein, which yields MSTEFDITESLDVKGASCPMPIVRTKQAIDDLAAGDVLEVVATDSGSMNDISGWADGTDGVELLDQVDDDGVYRHYVKNLE from the coding sequence ATGAGTACGGAATTCGACATCACAGAGTCGCTCGACGTGAAGGGTGCAAGTTGTCCGATGCCGATCGTCCGGACGAAGCAGGCGATCGACGACCTGGCGGCGGGAGACGTCCTCGAGGTCGTCGCAACCGACTCCGGGAGCATGAACGACATTTCCGGCTGGGCCGACGGCACCGACGGCGTCGAACTCCTCGACCAGGTGGACGACGACGGCGTCTACAGACACTACGTAAAGAACCTCGAGTAA
- the thiE gene encoding thiamine phosphate synthase produces the protein MNPSNWRTYLVTQESLSNGRSTLEIVRAAIDGGVDVVQLREKETATKWRYELGLQLRELTAEAGVDLIVNDRVDIARAIDADGVHVGQSDLPVAVARDLLGPDAIVGCSASTVGQARRAEADGADYLGVGTVYGTTSKDVAEEKDGIGPERVAEITDAVSIPVVGIGGITAENADPVVEAGATGVSVISEITGADDPQAATAALARAVERGKRSAGGGADV, from the coding sequence ATGAATCCATCGAACTGGCGGACCTACCTCGTCACCCAGGAGTCGCTCTCGAATGGCCGATCGACCCTCGAGATCGTCCGGGCGGCGATCGACGGCGGCGTCGACGTCGTTCAGCTTCGCGAGAAGGAGACGGCGACGAAATGGCGGTACGAACTCGGACTGCAACTGCGCGAGTTGACGGCCGAGGCGGGCGTCGATCTGATCGTCAACGATCGGGTCGATATCGCACGGGCGATCGACGCCGACGGCGTCCACGTCGGTCAGTCGGACCTCCCGGTCGCCGTCGCGCGGGACCTGCTGGGTCCGGACGCGATCGTCGGCTGTTCGGCCTCGACGGTAGGACAGGCACGGCGGGCCGAGGCCGACGGCGCGGACTATCTCGGCGTCGGGACCGTCTACGGAACGACCTCGAAGGACGTCGCCGAGGAGAAAGACGGGATTGGCCCCGAACGGGTCGCCGAGATCACCGACGCGGTCTCGATCCCCGTCGTCGGGATCGGCGGGATCACGGCCGAGAACGCCGATCCGGTCGTCGAGGCGGGTGCCACCGGCGTGTCGGTCATCTCCGAGATCACGGGGGCCGACGATCCGCAGGCCGCGACGGCGGCCCTCGCCAGGGCCGTCGAAAGGGGGAAGCGCTCCGCGGGCGGAGGTGCGGACGTATGA
- a CDS encoding Coenzyme F420 hydrogenase/dehydrogenase, beta subunit C-terminal domain, protein MGTDGEAERSEASDRVSGEAANREDERSESSEKRHASDDGVDEPVFPGVPESSTDDDEAVRFPETGGTAPRSREDATQARDDAVRTDTGGDSCSPDTCTCGEKTDEIAIATDGAGVANVDEQGTLGDIEFTEPAEGVSQDVYDDAPDARVGVPEGVDLETPAYSIRSEMNDIETPDEKTWFMELDEAVIDEGRCIQCGTCVAACPSDSIGVGDDDLPELVKMCTGCSLCWDFCPRGGLRYERQWKITGGEDNVKGAGDPITEFSARVEDDWTDDAQDGGVVTGILATLLEEDEIDGALVATESEEEAWKAESFLATTKEELIENAGTVYNQTLALGNLDLKRWEHKLPDDKDWDDLSLALVGTPCEIEGIRALQDFEWDYQEQNEGIRAVDYTIALMCTKNFNYYSLMGEQLEAQRGISPDEVGKMDVLHGKMMVYDHDGEMILEEDIENFHDAALKGCDECADFTGFCADVTVGSVGSSDEYSSVIVRTERGMTAWDLTEPKLDYHDLEDKSAVGKLQGWDKKKAFESLERPFDPDAPRFIDYTDHAENYGTALNPHDRGH, encoded by the coding sequence ATGGGGACTGACGGCGAGGCCGAGCGAAGCGAGGCCTCGGATCGAGTGAGCGGCGAAGCCGCGAACCGCGAGGACGAACGAAGTGAGTCCTCGGAGAAGCGACACGCGAGCGACGACGGCGTCGACGAGCCGGTGTTCCCGGGCGTCCCCGAATCCAGCACGGACGACGACGAAGCCGTCAGGTTCCCCGAAACGGGCGGCACTGCGCCGCGGTCCCGAGAGGACGCGACGCAGGCCCGCGACGACGCCGTTCGGACCGACACCGGTGGCGACAGCTGTTCGCCGGATACCTGCACCTGCGGCGAGAAAACCGACGAAATAGCGATCGCGACGGATGGCGCGGGCGTCGCCAACGTCGACGAACAGGGGACGCTCGGCGACATCGAGTTCACCGAACCCGCCGAGGGCGTCAGCCAGGACGTCTACGACGACGCGCCGGACGCGCGGGTCGGCGTTCCAGAGGGCGTCGACCTCGAAACGCCGGCGTACTCCATCCGATCGGAGATGAACGACATCGAGACGCCGGACGAGAAGACCTGGTTCATGGAACTTGACGAGGCCGTCATCGACGAGGGCCGCTGTATCCAGTGTGGGACCTGCGTCGCCGCCTGTCCCTCGGACTCGATCGGCGTCGGCGACGACGACCTGCCGGAACTCGTGAAGATGTGTACCGGCTGTTCGCTCTGCTGGGACTTCTGTCCCCGCGGCGGGCTTCGATACGAGCGCCAGTGGAAGATCACGGGCGGCGAAGACAACGTGAAGGGTGCCGGCGACCCGATCACGGAGTTCTCCGCGCGCGTCGAGGACGACTGGACCGACGACGCCCAGGACGGCGGCGTCGTCACCGGCATCCTCGCGACGCTGCTCGAGGAGGACGAGATCGACGGTGCGCTCGTCGCGACCGAGAGCGAGGAGGAAGCCTGGAAGGCCGAGAGCTTCCTCGCGACGACGAAAGAAGAACTGATCGAGAACGCGGGCACCGTCTACAACCAGACGCTCGCGCTCGGCAACCTCGACCTGAAGCGGTGGGAGCACAAACTCCCCGACGACAAGGACTGGGACGACCTCAGCCTCGCGCTGGTCGGCACCCCCTGCGAAATCGAGGGCATCCGCGCCCTGCAGGACTTCGAGTGGGACTACCAGGAACAGAACGAGGGCATTCGGGCCGTAGACTACACGATCGCGTTGATGTGTACGAAGAACTTCAACTACTACAGCCTCATGGGCGAGCAGTTAGAAGCCCAGCGCGGCATCTCGCCCGACGAGGTCGGCAAGATGGACGTGCTCCACGGCAAGATGATGGTCTACGACCACGACGGCGAGATGATCCTGGAGGAGGACATCGAGAACTTCCACGACGCCGCCCTGAAGGGCTGTGACGAGTGTGCGGACTTCACCGGCTTCTGTGCCGACGTCACCGTCGGCTCCGTCGGCTCGAGCGACGAGTACTCCAGCGTCATCGTCCGCACCGAACGGGGGATGACGGCGTGGGACCTGACCGAGCCGAAACTCGACTACCACGACCTCGAAGACAAGAGCGCGGTCGGCAAACTCCAGGGCTGGGACAAGAAGAAGGCCTTCGAGAGCCTCGAACGGCCGTTCGATCCCGATGCCCCGCGCTTCATCGACTACACGGACCACGCCGAGAACTACGGCACGGCGCTGAATCCGCACGATCGGGGACACTAG
- a CDS encoding DUF7553 family protein → MTRENLAKAADSLRTAADAATADVRDRLEDQASQFETLADADRGPDHGKLARHEHILTEIADEEDGDVADHVDAALDSIRAYRETVEGV, encoded by the coding sequence ATGACACGGGAAAACCTGGCGAAGGCGGCCGATTCGCTCCGAACCGCAGCCGACGCAGCCACGGCCGACGTGCGCGATCGGCTCGAGGACCAGGCGAGCCAGTTCGAGACGCTCGCGGACGCCGATCGGGGCCCGGACCACGGCAAGCTCGCGCGCCACGAACACATTCTCACCGAAATCGCCGACGAGGAGGACGGCGACGTCGCCGACCACGTCGACGCCGCGCTCGACTCGATCCGCGCCTACCGGGAGACCGTCGAGGGAGTCTGA
- a CDS encoding nitrite/sulfite reductase yields the protein MNTVEKHKQEKHPLDVIDDVYEYAEEGLSFEEIEERAGGGEWERLKWAGMYAQKQEGYFMIRTKVPGGYLTPEQAEVIGEVTDDLAVAPEEYGGAEQNELWGDAYLDITTRQDIQKHWIRVEDVPEMWDRYDEVGLTTVQGCGDSARNVLGCPAAGLDDHECFDAQPVVDAVSEFFTENREYANLPRKFKLTITGCAHDCAQSQINDVGLVPAKKEIDGEYYYGFHARVGGGLSDGPRMGSELDVFVRPEHAVEFCRATAQTFKELGDRNNRGVCRMRYLVEQMGPEAFEKAVRDRCTIDLPEAGENLTVGYRGDHVGVHDQKQDGLKYVGFNVIAGRMGGDEFAEAARAAKQYGTEDASVRLATDQNFLITHVPEENVDDLLAEPFAREYRPDPGPFSRGAVGCTGSEFCNYAIIETKKRTKRWARELDERIDVPDDIEAIRMHMSGCSASCAQPQIADIGFRGETVKLAEDGESDIVEGMDFGLGGSLGADNEFLDWVENAVPADAVIPALEQLFGAYAADRDDREKFYEWTRRVDNERLRQIMQGADAPVARGVAHGD from the coding sequence GTGAATACAGTCGAGAAGCACAAACAGGAGAAACATCCCCTCGACGTGATCGACGACGTCTACGAGTACGCCGAGGAGGGACTCTCCTTCGAGGAGATCGAGGAGCGCGCCGGCGGCGGCGAGTGGGAGCGCCTGAAGTGGGCCGGCATGTACGCCCAGAAGCAGGAGGGGTACTTCATGATCCGGACCAAGGTCCCCGGCGGCTACCTCACGCCCGAGCAGGCCGAAGTGATCGGCGAGGTCACGGACGACCTCGCGGTCGCCCCCGAGGAGTACGGCGGCGCGGAGCAGAACGAACTCTGGGGTGACGCCTACCTCGACATCACGACCCGCCAGGACATCCAGAAACACTGGATCCGCGTCGAGGACGTCCCGGAGATGTGGGACCGCTACGACGAGGTCGGCCTGACGACGGTCCAGGGCTGTGGTGACTCGGCCCGGAACGTGCTCGGTTGCCCCGCCGCCGGCCTCGACGATCACGAGTGTTTCGACGCCCAGCCGGTTGTCGACGCCGTCTCGGAGTTCTTCACCGAGAATCGCGAGTACGCCAACCTCCCGCGGAAGTTCAAGCTCACGATCACGGGCTGTGCCCACGACTGCGCGCAGTCCCAGATCAACGACGTCGGCCTCGTCCCCGCGAAGAAGGAGATCGACGGGGAGTACTACTACGGCTTCCACGCCCGCGTCGGCGGCGGCCTCTCCGACGGCCCGCGGATGGGCTCGGAACTCGACGTCTTCGTCCGACCCGAGCACGCCGTCGAGTTCTGCCGCGCCACCGCCCAGACGTTCAAGGAACTCGGCGATCGGAACAACCGCGGCGTCTGTCGCATGCGCTACCTCGTCGAGCAGATGGGGCCCGAAGCGTTTGAGAAGGCCGTCCGCGATCGGTGTACGATCGACCTGCCCGAGGCCGGCGAGAACCTGACCGTCGGCTACCGGGGCGACCACGTCGGCGTCCACGACCAGAAACAGGACGGTCTCAAGTACGTCGGGTTCAACGTGATCGCCGGACGGATGGGCGGCGACGAGTTCGCCGAAGCCGCCCGCGCGGCGAAGCAGTACGGTACCGAGGACGCCTCCGTCCGCCTCGCGACGGACCAGAACTTCCTGATCACCCACGTCCCCGAGGAGAACGTCGACGACCTGCTGGCGGAGCCGTTCGCCCGGGAGTACCGGCCCGATCCCGGCCCGTTCTCTCGCGGTGCCGTGGGCTGTACCGGCAGCGAGTTCTGTAACTACGCGATCATCGAGACGAAAAAGCGCACCAAACGCTGGGCCCGCGAACTCGACGAGCGCATCGACGTCCCCGACGACATCGAGGCCATCCGGATGCACATGTCCGGCTGCTCGGCCTCCTGTGCGCAACCCCAGATCGCGGACATCGGCTTCCGCGGCGAGACGGTCAAACTAGCTGAAGACGGCGAGTCCGATATCGTCGAAGGCATGGACTTCGGGCTCGGCGGCTCGCTCGGCGCGGACAACGAGTTCCTCGACTGGGTCGAGAACGCGGTCCCCGCCGACGCCGTGATCCCGGCGCTCGAACAGCTGTTCGGGGCCTACGCCGCCGATCGCGACGACCGCGAGAAGTTCTACGAGTGGACCCGTCGCGTCGACAACGAACGGCTCCGGCAGATCATGCAGGGAGCGGACGCGCCGGTCGCACGAGGTGTCGCCCATGGGGACTGA
- a CDS encoding rubrerythrin family protein — MTDSAAFVETVREENQTALSRLGSSKSLYADTGGDIDTEPVLQATADAEHAAWQTFSGWADGESHDAAREAFERTAEEERGHYETVLDELGDESYEPETVPELHAYLRGLESTIDRVGAFVGRILASKRSKEQVVGYFVGDADPQTAGVFREFGDDLDEQLDRAEEILETVCETDEDEERALEAASGAIEAAYDEYVENLEAMGANPKPVC, encoded by the coding sequence ATGACCGATTCAGCGGCGTTCGTCGAGACCGTTCGCGAGGAAAACCAGACCGCGCTCTCGCGGCTCGGCTCTTCGAAGTCCCTCTACGCCGATACCGGCGGGGACATCGACACGGAGCCCGTACTGCAAGCGACCGCCGACGCCGAACACGCCGCCTGGCAGACCTTCAGCGGGTGGGCCGACGGCGAGAGCCACGACGCGGCCCGCGAGGCGTTCGAGCGGACCGCCGAGGAGGAACGCGGCCACTACGAGACCGTCCTCGACGAACTCGGCGACGAGTCCTACGAACCCGAGACCGTCCCCGAACTCCACGCGTACCTGCGGGGCCTCGAGTCGACGATCGATCGGGTCGGCGCGTTCGTCGGCCGGATCCTCGCGAGCAAGCGATCGAAAGAACAGGTCGTCGGCTACTTCGTCGGCGACGCCGACCCCCAGACGGCGGGCGTCTTCCGCGAGTTCGGCGACGACCTGGACGAGCAACTCGATCGGGCCGAGGAGATCCTCGAGACGGTCTGTGAGACCGACGAAGACGAAGAACGGGCGCTCGAAGCCGCAAGCGGCGCGATCGAGGCCGCCTACGACGAGTACGTCGAGAATCTCGAGGCGATGGGTGCGAACCCGAAGCCCGTCTGTTGA
- a CDS encoding haloacid dehalogenase type II has protein sequence MTFDPDLVTTITFDSYSTLVDVDAVESALGDHPDVDDPEPLSKTWRERSMQYTLVGNHLETYKPFYEVNRDALEFALAAHGIETTEDEREEILATYHELEVFDDVRDGIERLRDGGYDCYVLSNGNPEMLASMIEGADIGDLVEDTISAHELATFKPDPDLYRHAAGRTGTPIQQVAHVAALWFDVQGAIHAGMQGVRLDRKGDPWEPFGDEPDLTIETIDDLAAELGV, from the coding sequence ATGACGTTCGATCCCGACCTCGTCACGACGATCACGTTCGACTCCTACAGCACCCTCGTCGACGTCGACGCGGTGGAATCCGCACTCGGGGACCATCCCGACGTCGACGATCCGGAACCGCTCTCGAAAACGTGGCGCGAGCGATCGATGCAGTACACCCTCGTCGGGAACCACCTCGAAACGTACAAACCCTTCTACGAGGTCAACCGCGACGCGCTCGAGTTCGCGCTCGCGGCTCACGGAATCGAGACCACCGAAGACGAACGCGAGGAGATCCTCGCGACCTACCACGAACTCGAGGTCTTCGACGACGTCCGCGACGGCATCGAACGGCTACGGGACGGTGGCTACGACTGTTACGTCCTCTCGAACGGGAACCCCGAGATGCTCGCGTCGATGATCGAGGGTGCGGACATCGGCGATCTCGTCGAAGACACGATCAGCGCCCACGAACTCGCGACGTTCAAACCCGACCCCGATCTCTACCGCCACGCCGCGGGCCGAACTGGAACGCCGATCCAGCAGGTCGCTCACGTCGCCGCCCTCTGGTTCGACGTCCAGGGAGCGATCCACGCCGGGATGCAGGGCGTCCGACTCGATCGGAAGGGCGACCCCTGGGAGCCGTTCGGCGACGAACCCGACCTGACGATCGAGACGATCGACGATCTGGCCGCCGAACTCGGCGTCTAA
- a CDS encoding sulfurtransferase, translated as MDESVVVAPDWLADRLDDPQVRVVDVRDAWEFDGIGHVPGAVNVPFDSYRDETSDDPGTLPGATAFGDLLSEAGIEPDDTIVVYDDTHGVFAARFVVTAEAYGHDDVRLLDGDFSAWSREHETTSETPAIEPTEYRAEPFSFAESPLVDREAVEAAIERDAVLVDTRERDEFAEAHLPGAIRFDWREVVDDDTRRLKPDADLVALLADHGITPDREVVLYCNTARRISHTYVVLRALGYEDVAFYEGSLTEWLATDGAIETGAE; from the coding sequence ATGGACGAATCCGTCGTCGTCGCCCCCGACTGGCTCGCCGATCGACTGGACGATCCGCAGGTGCGCGTCGTGGACGTACGAGACGCCTGGGAATTCGACGGCATCGGGCACGTTCCCGGGGCCGTGAACGTCCCCTTCGACAGCTATCGCGACGAGACCAGCGACGATCCGGGTACCTTGCCGGGCGCGACGGCGTTCGGCGATCTGCTCTCCGAGGCGGGGATCGAACCGGACGACACGATCGTCGTCTACGACGACACTCACGGCGTCTTCGCGGCCCGGTTCGTCGTCACCGCGGAGGCGTACGGCCACGACGACGTGCGACTGCTCGACGGCGATTTCAGCGCGTGGAGCCGGGAGCACGAGACGACGAGCGAGACCCCTGCGATCGAACCGACGGAGTACCGGGCGGAGCCGTTCTCCTTCGCCGAGAGTCCGCTCGTCGATCGGGAGGCCGTCGAGGCGGCGATCGAACGCGACGCGGTACTGGTCGACACGCGCGAGCGCGACGAGTTCGCCGAGGCGCACCTCCCCGGCGCGATCCGGTTCGACTGGCGCGAGGTCGTCGACGACGACACCCGTCGACTGAAACCCGACGCCGACCTCGTGGCCCTGCTGGCCGACCACGGGATCACGCCCGATCGGGAGGTGGTGCTCTACTGTAACACCGCCCGCCGCATCAGCCACACCTACGTCGTTCTGCGGGCACTGGGCTACGAGGACGTAGCCTTCTACGAGGGGAGTCTCACGGAGTGGCTGGCGACCGACGGCGCGATCGAGACCGGCGCCGAGTGA